The sequence CATCCTGGCCCTCAGCCACGACTACCTCCTCATGCGGAAAGGCCGCGGGTTTCTGTACATGAGCGAGCTCGATATTGGGTACAAGATCCCTCATTGGTTTACGCAGATCGTGAAGAGCAAGGTTGCGTCGCCGAAGGTTTGGAGGGACGTGGTTCTGAAGTCGGCGAGGATCACGGCGGAGATGGGAGTGGATTGGGGGATTGTGGACTCGGCGCATGAAGGTGTGGAGGAGACTGTGGACGCTGCGGTGAGGCTGGGGGCGGAGCTGGTGAAGAGGAAATGGAACGGGAAAGTTTATGCGGATAATAGGAGGACTGTGTTTGCTGATGTGCTGGCGGCTCTGGGTTCCGACGAGACCGTGGGGGATCCCGGCGAGGATGGCAGTGTGGCAACTTCCGCCGGTGACACTGTATCGAGACTGTGAACCGTGTTGGAAttattaatacatatatatatatattttttcgatTTTTATATCGTGTAATTTTTCTAAGTTCCTtacttataatatattattagtcATCGcagccgtcaatttgggttaggtaTGTCGGATTGGTTCGGCCCGTCACACAATTTAAATGgttgagttgaaattttttcaacccaacaaaaggtggACCTATATGGGCCAACCCGCCTAGTCCCGCGACCCGCGCGGATTGGCCCGCCGCGAGCATGAAGAAttactaatttatttttatttttattgtgatatatatatttttttaataaaaattgtgaattttttgtattaattactttatataaaatttacacacatgaaatcaataattaaaatttttattaataagtttctattaatatttatttatgaaatgatatttataattaattataatattatttatttatttttatttttgtgagtCAACCCGCAGGCCGGTCTCGCCTAACCCAtaacccaccttgggttgggttgagttgAGGATTTTCAGCCCGCCAGGATGGTGGGTCGGCCGGCCATCGACCAGCCAAAATGTGGGATTTTGATGGGCCGACCCGTCCCACCATGGGTTGGCCCGTTTGACAGCTCTAATCGCAGCATGTTTGCATATGTaacgaaatatatatttatatatgtgtcgtgtatgttttaatttttcaaaatattttattttttaaagaaaatataCAAAATGAATGGAACATAAAATTTAGgttatgattttaaaaaataatgaaacaCATGCCTATAATAACATTTTGAAAAGTACAATACAAATTACCATGACTAAAAAACATGTAGGATATATATGTGATAAGATGATTAGggtaaaagataaaatatggaatacatataataaaattttgagaaGTACCATTCAAATGAATAGCCCATGCCTCAATGTTCAACCCTTGCTTATAGATCTTTACAAAAGCTTCCAACAAATGAGGTGCTCCTCCCGTTCGTTCAAAGAGCTAAGCAAaccaaataataatattaattagacCTCTCTCAAATCATTGACTTTTTGTTCTCAAATTCAAACATGCATTCATCAACTAAATCGTGGAAGAAAACAGTTTTTTGTTCTCAAATTTAAACATGCATCCATCAATTAAATCGTGGAAGAAAACAGTGTAAGAAGGAGAGCTAATAATGTGTAAgatttaaagcacaatttatGTAAACATTTAAGGAGGAGCAAAAATATCTCAGTTCACATTTATGAAATTGAACTTTTTACCTGATTGAAGTAAAAAAAAAGTCACACACAAATTTTGGGAAGGATCTAGATTTTACAACAATTTTGTACAACATCACACAGCCCACAACGACACTCATCATATCTTGAGAGAAGTTTTTTTTAAAGTGGAAATGAGACATGGGAATTAAAGTAGGACAAAGGGTAAATGGGGAATAAAATTCATTATCTACACTAATGTAGATAGTTGGACTAAGAATACTTTCGTTCAAATGGGATAAATTCACCTGTTTTTTCCTTCATCAACAGGGCATTATCGCGGACCCATGGGTATCTGAGTTTGGCGTAAAAACGAGACAAACGCGTGGCTACTAATCTAATATGTACATAATCCGACGTACCAAACGCAGTCATAGTGGTGGAGAAAGTGGGTCTCGTGTGATGGGTTTTGAGACATATGTGAAAAATTAAAACgtgtcaaaaaatatttttgcttaAATTTATTTGGGTGTGTGAGTTTTTAAAAGAGACGTAAATAATTTTCAATAAGAAAGACGCgtgtaatttttattattagagAGGAATCATTAAATCTcaacacataaaaaaataaatcaattattcTAAGGTAGCTATTATACTACAGAAATATGTGGATAACAATCTCCTCCAAGACAACTGATCACACTGAGTTTGATTTGATCATTTCCAGTTGTTGCCAGTGGTTAGTCGTAAAACCTTCGTTCAGGGTTCAATATGTTAGGTGACAAGAGAACACGACGAGTCGTATCCTTGCATGAGCGATCATGGTCATGTCCTTGATTCTCCCTATTATGTATCATACAATTGATATCATTTGTAAGTTTATTCACCATGATTGAGCGGATGTAATTGATTGATATATGTAAATTTGTTATTCTAAAAAAACTcacttaaaaattttatttgctttatttacattaattAAATTCTCGTTAAATTACATAAATTCCGAGGAAACTTGAAGTAACCGTTGATCAAGAGTTGGGAGTTGAGACTCATTCTTCTCACTTTGGTCTATGAGTTAGATTTCAAACAATTTCGTACATCATGTGCTGACACTTGCACTATTTTTTGCGGGCAACAAATGACAATTAATTCTATTAAAAAATGACTATTAATTTTAAAACTCGTATACTGAAGCTcggttttataaattttattgatCAATGTTTCATCCATTCTATCCAATCAATTAGATTTATATTTTCCCTATTATGCCAATTCTTTGCATTTCCCAATGtctattaatataaatttgatcCTTTTACCATTTTGTACACATCGCGTTTAATGCCATACCCATTTTCTCATCTACCATTTATATGATTCCAGTGTTACCAGTTCTTTGCATTTCCCAATGTTCACATTTCACATGCATTTGAATTTCACCTTTCACCAAttttttttggaagattatttttCATACAATCCGGAGACTTATCTAAGGTTAGAGAGGCCAATTGAATAAAACATTTTtgttgaaataaaattttttttttccttaaaaataGAGTGTTTGATTACaaaaactattttaaaaaaaatcaaatcctaATGTCAAAATCGTTCATGATACTTTAATAAAAGCACGACATCTAAGACAACTGTGAGATTTGAACTTGGTCATCCTTGTTCGAATAATTGAATAATTGAATTatcaataaataaatgataGATAAGAAAAGAAAGTAACGTATCATAAGAATTCATCTAACGATTTAggaagtgtttgcaatcactaaaaaaaaagtgattgttagctttttgattaaaaaaaatcatttttgtgtgtttcttaaacctagattatgtgttagtttatgtttaacttaattgaaattcaaaagctagtcatgtggtgattatgattctacaaaagtgattctaataaaaagaacattgttaaaataactctaatcacttatttatcaaacactatacaactttgatttttagattttcacatttgttttcaaacactatcaacttttgatttttcttaacttttttataatttataaattaatcacttctacaaatgcataatctattgcaaacactcctttaatataaatataaatttaagtgCCGTCAAAGTAGAATACACACAATTAATTTTAATGGGTCGTGGGTTGATCCGTCTTTGACGACTCGTTTTGACAGGTGTACATGTCTTTTTTAAAGtccaaaatcataatttttgcCCATCTTTATCCAGTATAccaaaaaaaagtgattgttagctttttgattaaaaaaaatcatttttgtgtgtttcttaaacctagattatgtgttagtttatgtttaacttaattgaaattcaaaagctagtcatgtggtgattatgattctacaaaagtgattctaataaaaagaacattgttaaaataactctaatcacttatttatcaaacactatacaactttgatttttagattttcacatttgttttcaaacactatcaacttttgatttttcttaacttttttataatttataaattaatcacttctacaaatgcataatctattgcaaacactcctttaatataaatataaatttaagtgCCGTCAAAGTAGAATACACACAATTAATTTTAATGGGTCGTGGGTTGATCCGTCTTTGACGACTCGTTTTGACAGGTGTACATGTCTTTTTTAAAGtccaaaatcataatttttgcCCATCTTTATCCAGTATACCAAACAAAAGCACTCACACGAGTCACAAGGCTACTACTGGGATTTGCTAATTTAGTGCGTTGAATGCCATTACCAGTTTCAAAACAGACGGAGCGTAGCGAGTGGCCCAATGTTTCAGCCGGACCATATGCGATTTTGAGATTCCCAAAGTCGCCGTACGAGCAAAATACTAATCAAATTTTCGAAAGGGTTCACCCAGGAATCTGTGTGCCAGTTAATCTCTCGAGGGCTGTGTAACTACCGGAAATGACGCGAAGAAGATAATCAGGTGGGTTTTGAACGGAGTTTCTTGAGAAGTGAGATACAATGGATTTGAATTTTCCGGCACTAGTGGAGGAGGGAAAACTTGATGCGGGAGAGATTACGGAGAGCTTGACTAAAGAGATAGAAGATGGGAAGGGGGAGGAGCAAGAGGAAGAAAAGGGGGAAAAAGAAAAGGGGGAACTTGGGGAGAGAGAAGAAATGGAGGTTGATGGAGTATCTGGAATAGTGGAAAGTGGAAGGAAAAGGAGGGGAAGGAAGAGGAATGAAATGGGAAAGGCAAATGGGGTTGATGAGATGGTCGAAAGTATGGTGAAAGATGGTGTTTCTAGCAGCAGGCAATCTTCAAGGAAATGTAGTCTGCTGGCGAAAATGAAAATCCAGAACTGGAACGACGATGCATACGACTCGGAATCCGAGGAGGAGCGGAGTAGGGGTCGTCAGAGGAAGATGAAGGGTGTTGGGAACGAGGAGATTGATAATGAGATTGTGACACCACGGGAGAAGCGGCCTAGGGGGCGTCCGGCAAAGATTAAGGTGGTAAAAAATGATGAGAATGATATTGAGAATGTGGCACAACGTGTCAATGAGGAGACACCGGGAAGCCATAATCTCCCCGAGAGAGAGGGAGTAAAGAATGGGCAGAATGATAATGAAACTGTGGCAAAGCGGGGAATCGAGGAAAAGCAGGTAAGGGGGCGTCCAACAAAAAGGATGGGACTAAAAAATGAGGAGAATGATGGCAACACTGACGCAGAAGAAAAAAATGGTGGCAATATTCGGGGAAGCTGCAGAAAGAAAGCGTCGAAAGCCATAAAAGAGGAGGGAGGAGGGGACAAAAGAGTGGGGGAAGTGGAGATTTATGGAGATGGAAGTTATTCACTTGGAGCTGAGAGGGCTAGGCTGGAGAATGAAGTCAAGCTCAAGGGTGAAGACGTAAACAAATCTGTAGTCCTTTGTTAAAGTCTTAGCAACTTGTGATCTCTCTTCCATGCCATTTGGCTAACTTTTTTGGCTGACTCTGATTTGCCTTCGGATTTTGTGCAGGACAAGGAGATAGAACGAAATACCTGCCACCAGTGCAAGAGGAACGATAAAGGGAGAGTTGTACGGTGCACCAAATGTAAAAGGCGAAGATACTGTATTCCTTGCATAATTAGATGGTATTGAAATTCTTGCTGGAATAGCATACCACGCTTTGTGGTTCTTTTTAGAACCTTTCAGTTTGGTGAATAATAACCTTCTTTCCCAAAAATGTTGATACCACACATCACTATTTAGTTGTGAATGTTGTAGACTCACATGCCATAGAAATGACCATTGACATGATGTCTTTCTTTTCTCTTGTTCTCATTAAATCATGGACTGGCATCGGCTCAACTTTGCACATTCTTAGGTATCCGCAGTTGCCGGAAGAGGCTTTTGTTGAAGCCTGCCCTGTTTGTtgtaacaattgcaattgcaaaAGCTGCCTGCGGTTGGATGTGTCAGAAATAGCGGTTGGTTTTTACTTATTCTCCTCCTTTCCCTTTCCTGAAcgtgaaatatatattttttatttttctttttacaGGAATCGAATAAATTGATGCTGACAATCAGTAGTGAAGAGAAGATGCAATACTCTAAGTACATTCTGCGAATCCTTCTgccctttttgaaaaaattccATGATGAACAATTGGCTGAGAAGGAAATGGAAGCCAAAATACAAGGTATCTTTATGATTTTGGGAGTGGAATGGCCTCGGTCTTCATCTTTTGGCTGAAATTCTTTTCATCCGCTGGTTCATATTGGATTTTTTTATGTATAGGCAATAAAACAGGTTAACAGGATAGAATcatatgatttttttgaaaaataatggtTTTTTTTTGTCACTGTTAAAGTTCAAAGCTATCCATGAGAACCGCAAAAGGTGTTTCTTTACTATGCTGTTTAGATCAAGTGTTGCAAAGAAGTAGTTTTACTCTTACGTAGTCGGGAACACATCTGTGCAGACTTAATATGTTAATACTGTAGATTTTTGTAGAATTATCTTGCAGATGAATATACCTCTTTACTTAAAAAATGTGTTCAATTCTCGTATGCAATCTCAACATTCTGTCCCCCTGAGATGTAAATTTGATTAATTTCAACTTCCAATTTTGAAATTCTTTGACCGTTAAAGTTTGTTTTAGCAGGGTTACCAGTCTCAGCAATAAAACCGAAGAAATCAAGTTGCCAGGAGAATGAGAGGATATACTGGTATATATTGGTGGAACTCTTGTTTTTTCCTTCATCCATAGGGAAGCTTTGGCATTTAGTCTTATTTTTTCTATGAATCTATGCAGCGATAACTGTCAGACTTCCATTGTTGATTTTTATCGAAGCTGTCCAAGATGTTCCTATGATCTGTGCCTCACATGTTGCCGAGAGCTTCGGGATGGTTTCCTTCGAGGAGGTGATGAGGAAGTGATCATGCAGTATGATCGTCGTCAGCTCGAATACTTGCATGGTTTTGAAGTAAATGTAGTCGGTACCAGGGATCATCATGAGTTGCATGATGCAATTTTGCATGACAATTACGCTTGTCGAGAAGTAGTTGACTCTATTGCTGGGGACGTTGCCAAGTTCAAAGATGGATGGAAATCTACGGACACGGGTGCCATCCCATGCCCGCCGCCAAGTGCTGGTGGCTGTGGTGAAGGAATTTTAGAATTTCAGTGCATTTTTCCAGATAATTGGGTCTCTGATTTGTTATTGAAAGTGGAAGAAATACACCGAAAACAAGACCTTGAGGATGTACCTGAAAATATTGAGCTGGAGTGTTCATGTTCGAAATTCGGGGGTGAAAATTCTGACAAGGTCAGATCACGAAAAGTTTCTTCTCGAGGAAACTTTGAAGACAATTTCTTATATAACCCATCAGCAAAAGACCTTAAGCAGACTGATTTGGAGCACTTTCAATCGCATTGGTGCAAGGGAGAGCCGGTAATCGTTAGTGATGTCCTTGAAACTGCATCGGGTTTGAGCTGGGAACCTATGGTTATGTGGCGTGCTTTTCGTCAGAAAAGTGGGGTTAAACATAGATATCTAGTTGATGTGTCTGCTATAAATTGCTTGGATTGGTGTCAGGTCAGTTCgcttttctttcatttttgttttACGGAAGTCTGATGTCATACTGAAACAAGATTTAAGATTGTTAAACTTCTGGCCTTTTCTGTATACGTGATGAAATTATGTGTGATGCAACTATGCTCAGTTTGAGTGGCTAATTAATTACGAACTCTTGTGATGCGATTTCTCATTTGGTCTTTTTGTTGATTGTCTCATGCAGTGCCCCACTTCAAACTCTGCTTGTTGTTTAATGCACctttgggattttttttttgtgctgTTTCCTTTTGAAATAAATGCAGGCCATTACTTTCTGCTATATATTGGATGGTTTATGATATAGTTTTATGTTTCACACTGAACCTTGTAAGTCACTGATTAAAACAGTGCAGTGTATTGAAGCTTATAATATCATATGCTTTAGAACTTTCTGCTAGCGATGTCAGTGAACAATTCTGCTCCGATTCCAGACTGTATGTTTTCTCATTCTAACTTGAATTTCTCAGAGTTTTTCATGCTTTTGTCCCGATGTTTAGAAGCGTGAATGATGGATGAATTATTAGTTGTTGACATGCAGGTTGACATTAATGCCCACAAATTTTTCCATGGATACTCAAATGTTCAGAAGGACGCTTGTGATTGGCCTCTGATTCTTAAGTTGAAAGACTGGCCTCCATATAACTTGTTTGAGGAGCAGTTACCTCGCCATGGTGCTGAGTTTCTCTGTTGCTTGCCTTTCAAGGAATATACACATCCTATTGGTGGTTACTTAAACCTTGCTGTTAAACTGCCCGAGAACTCTCTTAAACCTGATATGGGGCCAAAGACGTATATTGCTTATGGGTTTGCCCGGGAACTGGGACGGGGAGATTCTGTTACAAAACTACACTGTGATATGTCTGATGCAGTATGCTCTCGCATTTAACTTTGCATTATTTTTCTACCTTTTTTATGCTAATTATGATAGGACTTGTGAACTCCGTTTCACTCCATAAGCTAAGCTGGTTACTCTACAATTGTATCAGATAGCAGTCATTTACctctttttttcattttctctaGGTGAATGTATTGGCCCATTCTAAGTCTGTCACCCTCCAAGATGAGGATATTTTGATTATAGAAAAACTGCAAAAGAAGCATGCTGCTCAGGAT comes from Henckelia pumila isolate YLH828 chromosome 4, ASM3356847v2, whole genome shotgun sequence and encodes:
- the LOC140866344 gene encoding enoyl-CoA delta isomerase 1, peroxisomal; this encodes MDSEMCTLEKRGDIFILRITGGGEHRMNPTLIDSIRSALDRVKFDPDSSGPTALITTADGKFFSNGYDLSWALSDPAQAETRPKIMSKKLRLLVSDLISLPMPTIAAVTGHASAAGFILALSHDYLLMRKGRGFLYMSELDIGYKIPHWFTQIVKSKVASPKVWRDVVLKSARITAEMGVDWGIVDSAHEGVEETVDAAVRLGAELVKRKWNGKVYADNRRTVFADVLAALGSDETVGDPGEDGSVATSAGDTVSRL
- the LOC140865055 gene encoding lysine-specific demethylase JMJ27-like isoform X1, coding for MDLNFPALVEEGKLDAGEITESLTKEIEDGKGEEQEEEKGEKEKGELGEREEMEVDGVSGIVESGRKRRGRKRNEMGKANGVDEMVESMVKDGVSSSRQSSRKCSLLAKMKIQNWNDDAYDSESEEERSRGRQRKMKGVGNEEIDNEIVTPREKRPRGRPAKIKVVKNDENDIENVAQRVNEETPGSHNLPEREGVKNGQNDNETVAKRGIEEKQVRGRPTKRMGLKNEENDGNTDAEEKNGGNIRGSCRKKASKAIKEEGGGDKRVGEVEIYGDGSYSLGAERARLENEVKLKGEDVNKSDKEIERNTCHQCKRNDKGRVVRCTKCKRRRYCIPCIIRWYPQLPEEAFVEACPVCCNNCNCKSCLRLDVSEIAESNKLMLTISSEEKMQYSKYILRILLPFLKKFHDEQLAEKEMEAKIQGLPVSAIKPKKSSCQENERIYCDNCQTSIVDFYRSCPRCSYDLCLTCCRELRDGFLRGGDEEVIMQYDRRQLEYLHGFEVNVVGTRDHHELHDAILHDNYACREVVDSIAGDVAKFKDGWKSTDTGAIPCPPPSAGGCGEGILEFQCIFPDNWVSDLLLKVEEIHRKQDLEDVPENIELECSCSKFGGENSDKVRSRKVSSRGNFEDNFLYNPSAKDLKQTDLEHFQSHWCKGEPVIVSDVLETASGLSWEPMVMWRAFRQKSGVKHRYLVDVSAINCLDWCQVDINAHKFFHGYSNVQKDACDWPLILKLKDWPPYNLFEEQLPRHGAEFLCCLPFKEYTHPIGGYLNLAVKLPENSLKPDMGPKTYIAYGFARELGRGDSVTKLHCDMSDAVNVLAHSKSVTLQDEDILIIEKLQKKHAAQDDIELYGNNQASTEIFQSQPLSENGLSSVHEKAFLPTFDRNDEYRAPILEKGNLLNDRPDGKARMETQILDKKDTDAELQMQLSIGRNECETTDSQNYMAETNNSTYESGGNSCPEVEMVNVNDMEMMNAGRELLEASEMVEECQEEEYRKKENVEMLVSKTVLENIEDIDDGGALWDIFRRQDVPKLEEYVRKHYKEFRHIYGNPVPQIVHPIHDQTVYLTMEHKRKLKEEYGIEPWTFIQKLGDAVFIPAGCPHQVRNLKSCMKVALDFVSPENVQECVRLTEEYRLLPRNHLAKEDKLEVKKIVLHAIGQAVKDFEAFSSSTITGVLGKPPS
- the LOC140865055 gene encoding lysine-specific demethylase JMJ27-like isoform X2, with the protein product MDLNFPALVEEGKLDAGEITESLTKEIEDGKGEEQEEEKGEKEKGELGEREEMEVDGVSGIVESGRKRRGRKRNEMGKANGVDEMVESMVKDGVSSSRQSSRKCSLLAKMKIQNWNDDAYDSESEEERSRGRQRKMKGVGNEEIDNEIVTPREKRPRGRPAKIKVVKNDENDIENVAQRVNEETPGSHNLPEREGVKNGQNDNETVAKRGIEEKQVRGRPTKRMGLKNEENDGNTDAEEKNGGNIRGSCRKKASKAIKEEGGGDKRVGEVEIYGDGSYSLGAERARLENEVKLKGEDDKEIERNTCHQCKRNDKGRVVRCTKCKRRRYCIPCIIRWYPQLPEEAFVEACPVCCNNCNCKSCLRLDVSEIAESNKLMLTISSEEKMQYSKYILRILLPFLKKFHDEQLAEKEMEAKIQGLPVSAIKPKKSSCQENERIYCDNCQTSIVDFYRSCPRCSYDLCLTCCRELRDGFLRGGDEEVIMQYDRRQLEYLHGFEVNVVGTRDHHELHDAILHDNYACREVVDSIAGDVAKFKDGWKSTDTGAIPCPPPSAGGCGEGILEFQCIFPDNWVSDLLLKVEEIHRKQDLEDVPENIELECSCSKFGGENSDKVRSRKVSSRGNFEDNFLYNPSAKDLKQTDLEHFQSHWCKGEPVIVSDVLETASGLSWEPMVMWRAFRQKSGVKHRYLVDVSAINCLDWCQVDINAHKFFHGYSNVQKDACDWPLILKLKDWPPYNLFEEQLPRHGAEFLCCLPFKEYTHPIGGYLNLAVKLPENSLKPDMGPKTYIAYGFARELGRGDSVTKLHCDMSDAVNVLAHSKSVTLQDEDILIIEKLQKKHAAQDDIELYGNNQASTEIFQSQPLSENGLSSVHEKAFLPTFDRNDEYRAPILEKGNLLNDRPDGKARMETQILDKKDTDAELQMQLSIGRNECETTDSQNYMAETNNSTYESGGNSCPEVEMVNVNDMEMMNAGRELLEASEMVEECQEEEYRKKENVEMLVSKTVLENIEDIDDGGALWDIFRRQDVPKLEEYVRKHYKEFRHIYGNPVPQIVHPIHDQTVYLTMEHKRKLKEEYGIEPWTFIQKLGDAVFIPAGCPHQVRNLKSCMKVALDFVSPENVQECVRLTEEYRLLPRNHLAKEDKLEVKKIVLHAIGQAVKDFEAFSSSTITGVLGKPPS